tgTCCAGTATAGAAAACTGACCTAAATATGCGTAAGCGTAGGGTTAGCCGCTGGGCCATTGCAACAGGTTATGAGCCCTGCCCCGCATGCTCAACGGCGAATGCCTCGGGATCATGATTGCGTATTTCCGAGGGAACTCAAGATGcagtagaaaaaaaaagacaaaaagaGTCATTCCCAAGTGATGAgataaaaagtataaaagACACACAGCACAAGCACAAGCACAAGCACAATACAACTCAACACGACGATACCACAATGCGTTTAATAAGAACAATACACAGCTGCCCACCGAGGTATGCACAGAATTTGATCGAAAAGATCGTCCAACGGTACAGTGTTGATGGGTTGGAAAAACCAGATGTGGAGTTGCACAGTGGGGATTATATCAATTTGAAACCCAGTTATTGTATGTCGCACGACAACACATGGCCCATAGCGTTGAAGTTTCTACAATTGCAAAGCGAGAAATTGTATGACGCGAATCAGATTGTTAATACGATTGACCACGATGTTCAAAACAAGTCGGAAGCGAACTTGCAAAAATACGACAACATGCGGAAATTGGCTGGGCGGTTAGGCAGTCATTTCTATCCTGCAGGAAGAGGAATTGGCCATCAGATTATGATAGAAGAAGGGTTTGCGTTCCCGTACCGGTTGGCGGTGGCCAGTGATTCACATTCTCCGATTTACGGCGGGGTGGGGTGTTTAGGGGTGTCTGTTGTGAGGTCTGATGCTGCTTGTATATGGGCTACGGGGAGGACATGGTGGAGAATACCTCCAGTGGCCAAAGTGGAATTGAAAGGCCAGTTGCCGCGGGGACTTAGTGGGAAAGATGTGATCATAGCGTTGTGTGGTATTTTCAAGAAGGATGAAGTGTTGAACCATGCGATCGAGTTCACCGGAGAAGGTGTGGGGAGTTTGAGCATAGATGATCGATTGAGTATTGCCAACATGTGTACTGAATGGGGGGCGTTGGCCGGGTTGTTTCCTGTGGATAGGCGCACGGTGGAATACTACCGGGGCCGATTGGGAGATGTGGAGGCAAGCCACCCTCGAATCAACAAAGAGAGTGTGAGTCAAGTTGAGTCTCGAATGGCGACGATGGTGGGTGATGTGGATGCAAGTTACAACAAGACATTGCAGATTGATTTATCGCGATTGACACATTACGTTGCCGGGCCGAATTCTGTCAAAGTGATGGAATGTGCCGATAAGTTGTCGCGCCAAGAAATCGCTGTGAACAAGGCGTATCTGATCTCATGCACGAATAGTCGATTATCCGATTTGCAGAATGCAGCTGAGGTGTTCAAACGATCCGGCCGCCAAGTTGCTTCTGGTGTACAATTCTATCTTGCAGCAGCGTCGTCTATTGTACAAAGACAGGCTGAATTGGATGGTAGTTGGAAAGTCTTGGTAGATGCAGGAGCCATTGTGTTACCATCTGGCTGTGGACCATGTATTGGTCTTGGGATGGGGTTGTTGAAAGAAGGAGAGGTTGGAGTTAGTAGTAGCAACCGTAATTTCAAAGGACGTATGGGTGATGTGAAGGCCCGAGCATATTTGAGTTCGCCGGCGGTAGTTGCGGCCAGTGCTATTCTGGGGAAGATCGGGACACCAGAGGAGGTTTTTGGGGAGCCAAGAGAGATTTCCGGCGATCTTTCCGGCGATCTTTCCGCGGAATGTGTGGAGAATGCAAAGTCCGGGATGCCACCGCAACCGAAAATGCCGCCACAAGGAGAAGTCATCGAAGGGTTCCCAGAACGTATACAAGGCAGGATTGTGTTCTGCAACAATGACAATATCAACACTGACGGGATCTACCCGGGCAAGTATACGTACAACGAGAACATCACACGCCAAGAGATGGGCGAGATAGTCATGGAGAATTACGATACCGAGTTCACCAAGATAGCACAGGCTGGCGACATTCTGGTTTCTGGGTACAATTTTGGCAGTGGGTCTTCACGGGAACAAGCTGCCGTGGCTCTGTTGGCCAAGGGGATTCCACTGGTGGTTGCTGGCTCGTtttccaatattttctGCAGAAACGCCATTAACAATGTCTTGTTGACGCTGGATGTGCCTGAGCTGGTGGAATATTTGAAGGAGAAATACAAGGGCGATGCGAGGTTGACGATCCGTAGTGATCTGAAGCTTACGTGGGATATTCGCGACGGAGTGGTCGATATAAGCGAGAATGACAAGGTAGTGTTCAGCAAGAAGGTGAATGCACTGGGTCGGATAGTGCAAGAGATTGCCGTGCAGGGTGGATTGGAAGGCTGGATCCGTAACGAGATAGCGAGGTAGGGTAGGGGAGGGGAGTGTGTAGGGGAGTGTGGTGTGTATAGTGTGGTGTGTATAGTGTAGTGTAGTGTAGTGTAGTGTATAGTGTATAGTGTAGTGTACTGTCCTGTAGTATTGTATAGTCGTAATGTCACCACACCACCCTGCCTGCTCTGCCTGCTCTGCCTGCTCTGCCTGCTCTGCCCGCTCTGCCCGCTCTGCACTACTGCACTACTGCACCCACTGACACCACATTGCTCTGCACCCAGATCAGCCCTGCCATTTGCCACAGAGCCACTCCGGCTAAGACCGAGCTCTCCGAGAGGCCCCGGATCTGCAGGCACGGCGCGCCGGCCGAGATATCCGGGCCTGCAGGCGAGGTATATAAAGAGGAGCACACCGGGAACACAGAGAAAGCAAGGTCCAGGACACAGGCCAAGGTCCAGTTGCTGCGTTTATGCAAGAGGTGTAGGACAGTCGTCTGCTGGGTTTGGGGGTTTTCGGATTGGCCAAACGGGACGGCTGGCATGGTCTGGGTGAAATAGACCCCGCTGTGTTGCCGCCGAGACTGCGGGTGTCACGTGGTGTGCGTGGGTGCGGTTTGTCGGTTGTTTGTCGGTTGTTTCCCGCCTGCTTCTCGTCTGCTTCTCGCCTGTTTCCCCCTGCTTCCCCCTGCTTCCCGCCTGCTTCCCGCTGGTTTCCCGCGGCCGCGGTGTCCCGTCTGTTTTTCCGTGCGCCCCGCCGCCCGCACTTGCCGGTCCGGAGATGCCCGCCTTACTAACACACGCCTTTTCTCGCCCAAGGGCCTAGGGCCCGCCGCACCGTCTCCCGTCTGCGTCGTTTGTCACTCGTTCCAACGGGCTTCGTATTGCGGTTGCTTTTTTGCAGTGTGGTGTGCTGTGCGCTTCGCCTTGCTCTGCACATTACTCACTTTACACATCATCATTGGGCCACGCCGTGATTCCAGTGTGCTTCTGTTGTGCTTCTGTTGTGCTTCGTCGTGCTTTGTCGTGCTTTGTCGTGCTTCGACTTGCCTCGCTCGTGGTTGTTCTATCCTTGGTGCTTGTATAAAAGATACTATAAACCAATACTCCACCCCAATATCCTATGTCGCCAGGCTCTATTGCACCCGGCTCCATTGCACCAAGCTCCATTGCACCAAGCTCCATTGCACCAAGCTCCATTGCACCAAGCTCTATTTCACCAAGCTCCATTGCACCAAGCTCTATTTCTCTCGCCCCACCCCACGTCATGACTCAAGAAAATATACTCATCGGTAGCAGAAGATCGAAGTTGGCCATCTACCAATCGAACCAGGTCAAAGCACTCATAGAAGCTCATTTCCCGCAGTACAACTGTGTTGTGATCACCCATCAGACCCTTGGTGATCAGAAGCAGATGAAACCGCTCTATTCGTTTGGTGGGAAATCCCTGTGGACCAAAGAGCTGGAAGACTTGTTGTACACCCCAGATAAATCGTCCAGACTCGATTTGATTGTCCATTCTTTGAAAGACATGCCCACTCAAATCCCCACAGGCTTCGAGCTTGCAGGCATCACCAATAGAGTAGACCCTTCCGACTGTTTGATAATGGCCAAGGGGTCCCCGTACCGTACTTTGGCCGATTTGCCGGATGGCGCCGTCGTCGGCACTTCCAGTGTCCGTAGATCAGCTCAACTAAAGAAACTATATCCCAAACTACAATATATCAGTGTCAGAGGTAACATCCACACAAGATTGAGGAAACTAGACGACCCAGATACTCCCTTCCAATGTATCATCCTTGCCACTGCAGGTCTCATCAGAATGAACCTCCATCACCGTATCACACAACGTTTCGATTCAAACACAATGTACCATGCAGTCGGACAAGGTGCTCTGGGCATAGAAATCCGTAAAGGCGACACCAAGATACAAAACATCATACAATCCATTTCAGATTGGCAGACTGCCGTCTGTTGCACTGCAGAAAGATCTCTGATGAGCGGCTTGGAAGCAGGCTGCTCCGTGCCCCTCGGTGTCAACACTAACTACGACTTGACTACAAAGCTTTTGACCTTGGAAGGCTGTGTGATAGATATCGATGGGACAGGCCAAATCATCTGTCGTGTGGAAACCTATATAGAAACCTTGCACGACGCAAGAGCATGTGGCCAACTGTTGTGTGATAAAATGATTGCCAATGGTGCAAGAGAGTTGCTCGACTGTATCGACGAACAATTGAACGAGGCAAACGCAACCTCAAGCGAATCCACCACATCCTCCATCAAAGACGAACATTTAAACCAACATTTGGATACCGACCctttgaatgaaaaaatagcCATACCTACTACAAGTAAAGTAAGTAGTTGAGGGTTTTTTCTGTATATACGGGGGACGCCCCGCCCCCTCCCCATCTTGCACAActtatgatttattattatccatACCCCCTTcgtgtgtgtgtgtgtgtgtggCTTATTTAATGacttatttatttatttatttatttatttatttatttcaaatacgCACAGTATAAAATTGGTTCATCTTTTTTGTTTCCGGGGATCCCCCAACTTAAtctattaaaagatttatttgagGGGGCGTTAACATCAACCCGAAAACTTGTACTACTTTAAAACagctttgaaaaaaataaaaaataaaaaataaataaataaataaataagtaAATTCTCAACGCTTAGCATACCAACAGTTTCGACATTAATCGAGAGTCTCTTAGTGTCAAACTCAGCAAACCAAACTCACTCAATCAAATGTCCTCAGATAAATCAATCGTCGCCTCCTTCAAACTGGTCAAAGGCCCCATCTACTCCCATTGTTTCAATGCTGACCGCACTATCTTGGCAATCACCAGTGACACCAATTGTTTGGTGTATCGTATGAACGGTACCAAAAAACCAATCTTACACGCCACTTTAAATAACCATGACAAAACCGTCACGGCCGTCGACATTTCCATTCATGGTCGTATTGTCACTTGTTCACAAGATAGAAATGCCTACGTTTGGGAACCATTGAGCAACGGTACTTATAAACCCACTTTGGTTCTGTTACGTATCAATAGAGCTGCCACTTGTGTCTCTTGGGCTCCAAACGGTTACAAATTCGCTGTTGGTTCCAGTGCAAGAATCATCGCTGTTTGTTATTACGAACAAGAAAACAATTGGTGGGTTTCCAAACATATCAAAAAACCCATCAAATCCACTGTCAATTGTGTGGCTTGGCATGACAACGGTATCATCTTGGCCGCTGGTGGGACCGATGGTGTTGCCAGAGTCTTCTCCGGATTCATTAAAGGCTTGGATTCCAAAGATGCTGTTGTCAATTCTCCATGGGGTGCAAAATTCCCATTCGGTTTCTTATTGAAGGAATTTTATGAAGGCTCCTATATTAATGACATTAAATGGAGATGTAACTTGGAACAATTGGCCTTTGTCACTCATGATGGTGCTTTGAACGTTGTTGATtctcaaaattattatgcTCAAGTCGATTCTCCAGAAGGTTTGCCATACAGAGCTTTGACATGGATCAATGACTCTAGTATCTTGACTGCAGGTTATAATTGTCATCCagttttattcaaattcaacGGTTCCAATTGGGCTTTTGCTAAAAATTTCGATAAAGTGGCAAACACTGCAAGTGTTGGTGCTTCAAAAAAAGCTGGTCCACCTGTAGTACCACAAAAGCCTAAATCTTTTAACactaatgatgataatgatgaagagCCTCAATCCTTTGGTATTTCTGCCTTGAAGAAGTTCAAAGAATTGGATTTGAAAGGTACTGTTACCACCAACAAGGTTGAAAAAGGTGCACATGATAACGCAATCTCTGAATTGGCCGTCTTTTATGAAAGTAATGGCAACGTCACTCAAGTGTCTTCATGTGGGTTAGATGGTGAAATTGTGatttattctatttaactaaattaataaatgcTACTTGTTTGCATTgtagtaaaataaaatacattatatatacacacacacacacacacacacacatatatatatatatatatatatatatatatatacaatcattctataaataataaaaaaatttttttgatctaatatactattattcttaatatGATAAGGAATGCCCCTCTTTTATGAATATAAAGttgtaattgtttttttttgctatTTAATCTCTTTTATCGCTACTATCTTCACTAGTCTTGTTGagataattattttcatacGTTTGTAAAACTGAATACACACTACTTTTCAGAAGGGTGCCCACtagatttaatttcatctcAATTTGTCTCATCTGTAAATTAAGATTAgcaatatcattatttttataaagatTAGTATTTGTAGGTTGTTCACCCGCATCGACTATTATATCCTTATTACTTTGTGTGTTTTCTGATGTTATTTCTTCTAAAGACTTATCTATCGATTGCAGAATCTTCAGTAATCTGCTATATTTTGCAAGGATTTCGTATTGTAATGAAGACATATCTTCCATTTTTGGTTTGCTTTTTATTGtttgattaatttaaaaagaaaaataaaaaataaaaaataaaaaataaaaaataaaaatattactatcACTATATATCACATCAACCCAATCATAACTAAAAGAATTGtaatcaatttaaatttctttctcttcttatattttcattattattatacataatattgatttttcttgatttttcaacaattaGCGAAAACCGATTTCCATTTGATATTtctaaagttttaaaataataaagattttttttaaaaaaaaaaacaaaaaaaaaaataataatataaaacacaatatattaaaaggTAATCGACACTCAAGAGTTTCGTAGAAagattattgttattactattattattgtttatttttttttattatagaCCAAGAAAAATACAACTCATCTCTGAATGTCTAATCAACAAACTTCCTACACTTTATGGTCTCCTCAGGATACCGTCCAAGATGTTGCAGAATCATTAGGTATTGATAATGTTCCTGAAGATGTCTTAAAAGCCTTAGCTATGGATGTTGAATATCGTATTTTAGAAATCATTGAGCAAGCTgccaaatttaaaagacaTGCAAAGAGAAACGTATTAAGTACTAATGACATTGCCAAATCTCTAACTGTATTAAATGTCGAACCTTTATATGGATACCATAATCATCAAGTATTGAATGGCCATTCTAACCAAAGCTCCATTGGATTTACCCGTTGTCAAGTACCAGGGGCACCAGACCGTCCTGTATATTTCATATCTGGTGATGAAGAAGCTGATTTAGAAAAGTTATTACAACAGCCACTCCCGCCAATTCCAAGATTACCAACTTTCTCAGCTCATTGGTTAGCCGTTGAAGGTGTTCAACCTGCAATCCCACAAAACCCTCGTTTGCAGGAAATTCGTATGGCTCAACCTCCAGCAATTCGTGGGGCTATAGTGACCgcattaaatgataattctATTCATGCAGAAGGTGATAATGGTACGGGTTCTGGTACTGGAAGCACAAACAACGTTCTAGATGGTCCTGATTCGTCAACAATAGCTGGCgctaataattcaattaatggCTTATCTAATCCAAATATACAATCTTCAAGACCTAGAGTTACATCGAGAGTAAAACCTGGTTCCCATTCAAATACTCAATTAAAACCATTAGTACGTCATGTTTTATCTCGTGAACTGCAATTGTATTTCGATAAAGTCGTTGAAGCTTTaacttcatcttcttcatcccCAGATTCATCTCATTTGAGATCTGCTGCACTTACTTCTTTGCGTACTGATAGTGGTCTACATCAATTAGTCCCATactttattcaatttattgCAGAACAAATTACTCatcatttaaatgatttagatCTTTTAACATCTATCTTAGAAATGATTTATTCATTACTGAGCAATGaatctatatttttagatCCATACATCCATTCATTAATGCCATCTATTTTAACACTTTTATTAGCAAAGAAATTAGGCACACCTCCCAATAATCTACCGAAATtaacttcaaataataataataataataatattaataataatattaataataataataatacagaTAAATCAGATGTGTCATCGTCTTCAACaaagaatgaaaataaagataaagataatGACATAGAAATGAAAGATACTGATACTACTACCACTAATCCACAAGAAGATGACTTAAAGGGATATTTGGAAAAGACAAACGCCTTACGTGATTTTGCTGCTTCAATGTTAGATTAtgtattaaagaaatttccacaaatttataaatcGTTGAAACCTCGTGTAGCAAGAACGCTATTGAAAACTTTTTTGGATTTAAATCATGTATTTGGAACTTATTATGGTTGCCTGAGGGGTATTGCAGTTTTGGGAAATGAAACTATAAGATTTTTCTTGGgcaatttaaataattggtcaaatttggtattaaacgataataaatttactGAGTTGGAAGAAAGATATTTGATTGATTGTATATTAGATATTCTAGTATTGTTAAAATGTGATTTACCAATGGTTTATAAAGGAAAAGAAGAGGAAGTCACTGATGAAGAAAGGACAAACTTGGAAAGCAGATGTGGATTAACTATTTCTAAGGAAGTATTGAAACGTGACGATAAAAAGGAATTAATTTGTGCCATCTTCTTTGGAGAATAATACCAAGTAAAGATAATAAGGTAATGCAAGAACTTGAAGAAAGAAACtaaataaatgataataattttggttAAATTAATGATGCGAAGTATGTGATtatatatgtgtgtgtgtatttatttataaatattttaaacatgTAATATaacttgttttttttatttatttatttatttatttctttgtttCTGTCttatatcaaaatttgaTCTGTATTTTACATGAATATGGGTATGACTAATATTGTTGGATAGGTACAGTTTAATACCATCCAAATGCAGTGGATTTAGGAGAAAGAAAgttttatcaatatcattaagGGCCAAATAACCTTCTACGaacttttttcttcttatcTTCAGGCGAAGTTACTCCATGTGTAGTTAGTAAAGGTGAAATAATAACGTTTTCTAAAAATGCTCTCTTTCTAGTAGAAGTAGTAGTTGTCTTTAAGTTTACAGCAGGTGTAGCAAGAACTTGAATATCAGATTCGTGATCCTTAGTTGGAGTACCAAGATCTGTTGATTGTTGAGCTGATAATATTGACGtgtttttcattttacCAACTCTTTTAAAGGAATGTTGttggaatatatttttattcccAACATTGTTTTTGTTCCTATTTGAAATAGTACTAGAGTTCATAGATAGTTCAGATACAGAAAGTTGCCTCTTTTGTAGAATTGATAAATCTGAGTTTGTTCTCAGATTGTTTGTTAGCTTTCTTGAAGAGGAATGACTTGAAGaagtttctaataattcattcaaAGTAGATTTTgttctattatttaaattctcCATTGTTAATGTACCTGCTGTTGTAGAAGAGAGGGCAGGATTATGCAATGAATATCTTTTTCTGGAACCTGATTGGGTGGATGAAGTCTTCCCACTTATAATACTATCTGAAACTGTATCATTATGCTCAATTACAACATCAGAATGATACTTATTGGTTTGTACTTTTTGTATTTCCTTTTTCGGTCTTTTCTGCATTAAATTTACACCTTTAATCTTTTTGATAATGAACTTGACAGCATTTGGTAATTTTTTACCATAGTAAGGAATAATAACATATTTAATATAGCCAATTGATGAAGTCTCCTTATTGTGATTCATTaaattgtatttattttcgATAAGTTTATCTTGAATATCTTCTTTATCAATTTGGCTTgtaaaaattgataatataacGTCTAAGATAGATAGTTTATCTAGATATAAATCCAGTTGCTCACAATAATCCAATGACAA
This genomic stretch from Henningerozyma blattae CBS 6284 chromosome 1, complete genome harbors:
- the ARC40 gene encoding Arc40p (similar to Saccharomyces cerevisiae ARC40 (YBR234C); ancestral locus Anc_6.143), whose protein sequence is MSSDKSIVASFKLVKGPIYSHCFNADRTILAITSDTNCLVYRMNGTKKPILHATLNNHDKTVTAVDISIHGRIVTCSQDRNAYVWEPLSNGTYKPTLVLLRINRAATCVSWAPNGYKFAVGSSARIIAVCYYEQENNWWVSKHIKKPIKSTVNCVAWHDNGIILAAGGTDGVARVFSGFIKGLDSKDAVVNSPWGAKFPFGFLLKEFYEGSYINDIKWRCNLEQLAFVTHDGALNVVDSQNYYAQVDSPEGLPYRALTWINDSSILTAGYNCHPVLFKFNGSNWAFAKNFDKVANTASVGASKKAGPPVVPQKPKSFNTNDDNDEEPQSFGISALKKFKELDLKGTVTTNKVEKGAHDNAISELAVFYESNGNVTQVSSCGLDGEIVIYSI
- the HEM3 gene encoding hydroxymethylbilane synthase (similar to Saccharomyces cerevisiae HEM3 (YDL205C); ancestral locus Anc_8.456); translated protein: MTQENILIGSRRSKLAIYQSNQVKALIEAHFPQYNCVVITHQTLGDQKQMKPLYSFGGKSLWTKELEDLLYTPDKSSRLDLIVHSLKDMPTQIPTGFELAGITNRVDPSDCLIMAKGSPYRTLADLPDGAVVGTSSVRRSAQLKKLYPKLQYISVRGNIHTRLRKLDDPDTPFQCIILATAGLIRMNLHHRITQRFDSNTMYHAVGQGALGIEIRKGDTKIQNIIQSISDWQTAVCCTAERSLMSGLEAGCSVPLGVNTNYDLTTKLLTLEGCVIDIDGTGQIICRVETYIETLHDARACGQLLCDKMIANGARELLDCIDEQLNEANATSSESTTSSIKDEHLNQHLDTDPLNEKIAIPTTSKVSS
- the TAF6 gene encoding TATA-binding protein-associated factor TAF6 (similar to Saccharomyces cerevisiae TAF6 (YGL112C); ancestral locus Anc_6.141), with product MSNQQTSYTLWSPQDTVQDVAESLGIDNVPEDVLKALAMDVEYRILEIIEQAAKFKRHAKRNVLSTNDIAKSLTVLNVEPLYGYHNHQVLNGHSNQSSIGFTRCQVPGAPDRPVYFISGDEEADLEKLLQQPLPPIPRLPTFSAHWLAVEGVQPAIPQNPRLQEIRMAQPPAIRGAIVTALNDNSIHAEGDNGTGSGTGSTNNVLDGPDSSTIAGANNSINGLSNPNIQSSRPRVTSRVKPGSHSNTQLKPLVRHVLSRELQLYFDKVVEALTSSSSSPDSSHLRSAALTSLRTDSGLHQLVPYFIQFIAEQITHHLNDLDLLTSILEMIYSLLSNESIFLDPYIHSLMPSILTLLLAKKLGTPPNNLPKLTSNNNNNNNINNNINNNNNTDKSDVSSSSTKNENKDKDNDIEMKDTDTTTTNPQEDDLKGYLEKTNALRDFAASMLDYVLKKFPQIYKSLKPRVARTLLKTFLDLNHVFGTYYGCLRGIAVLGNETIRFFLGNLNNWSNLVLNDNKFTELEERYLIDCILDILVLLKCDLPMVYKGKEEEVTDEERTNLESRCGLTISKEVLKRDDKKELICAIFFGE
- the DAD3 gene encoding Dad3p (similar to Saccharomyces cerevisiae DAD3 (YBR233W-A); ancestral locus Anc_6.142), whose protein sequence is MEDMSSLQYEILAKYSRLLKILQSIDKSLEEITSENTQSNKDIIVDAGEQPTNTNLYKNNDIANLNLQMRQIEMKLNLVGTLLKSSVYSVLQTYENNYLNKTSEDSSDKRD
- the LYS4 gene encoding homoaconitate hydratase LYS4 (similar to Saccharomyces cerevisiae LYS4 (YDR234W); ancestral locus Anc_8.455); translated protein: MRLIRTIHSCPPRYAQNLIEKIVQRYSVDGLEKPDVELHSGDYINLKPSYCMSHDNTWPIALKFLQLQSEKLYDANQIVNTIDHDVQNKSEANLQKYDNMRKLAGRLGSHFYPAGRGIGHQIMIEEGFAFPYRLAVASDSHSPIYGGVGCLGVSVVRSDAACIWATGRTWWRIPPVAKVELKGQLPRGLSGKDVIIALCGIFKKDEVLNHAIEFTGEGVGSLSIDDRLSIANMCTEWGALAGLFPVDRRTVEYYRGRLGDVEASHPRINKESVSQVESRMATMVGDVDASYNKTLQIDLSRLTHYVAGPNSVKVMECADKLSRQEIAVNKAYLISCTNSRLSDLQNAAEVFKRSGRQVASGVQFYLAAASSIVQRQAELDGSWKVLVDAGAIVLPSGCGPCIGLGMGLLKEGEVGVSSSNRNFKGRMGDVKARAYLSSPAVVAASAILGKIGTPEEVFGEPREISGDLSGDLSAECVENAKSGMPPQPKMPPQGEVIEGFPERIQGRIVFCNNDNINTDGIYPGKYTYNENITRQEMGEIVMENYDTEFTKIAQAGDILVSGYNFGSGSSREQAAVALLAKGIPLVVAGSFSNIFCRNAINNVLLTLDVPELVEYLKEKYKGDARLTIRSDLKLTWDIRDGVVDISENDKVVFSKKVNALGRIVQEIAVQGGLEGWIRNEIAR